In Primulina huaijiensis isolate GDHJ02 chromosome 4, ASM1229523v2, whole genome shotgun sequence, the DNA window GCCTTTTGAAGCTCATCTTTGATGTTGCACAGTTCCAAGTCTTTTTTGCTCATAATAACTTCAAGTTTTGCAACCAAAGACTTCAGTTCAGTGTTCTCCTTCATGAGAGTTGAGTTAAGCTTGTTTCTTTTGGTCCAGTCGGCATACAACTCCTCATAAAGATTTTGCACACTCTCAATATTGATTTCTTCATCATCAGCTTCCAACTTATCATCTACACTGAATTTCCATAAGATGTAGATATTAAACATACTGATTTTGCGCACGTGTTACGTCCAGGAGTGCCAACACCTAAAGAAACACCTAACAGGTTCACTTGTAGCCAACGTTTTTCTATCAACAGTGCAGTCAAGGAGGTGTGATTATCTTCATCATTAGATTTCTCCTCCTCATCAGATTCTTCATCGCTTAGAGAAACATTATAGCCTTTCTTCTTTCGTAATTTGTTAGCACATTCGTTGGCATAGTGATCAAAGCCATTGCATTCTCTACACTGCACCGAGTCATACTTCTTTGAATTAAATTGTCTCTTGCCTTCATTCCTTGGTCGAAATTATTGTCGGGCAGGAAAATTTTGTGGCCTTTCAAGTGCTGGCAGACTTGGAAACCTTGATGGTTGTTCAGTCTTCTTTTTGTCTCTGATCCTTTTCAAATAGTCTCCAAACTTTTCAATAATATATGAGATAGAATCTTCACAAAGATCTGAACCATTTACCTCTTGGGATAGTTGAAGAAGATCATTAAATGAGTCATTCGAAACTTGGAATGCAATAGTTTTCCCCTTGTCCTTTTTCTGCATTTCCATGTTCATCTTGAAGGTGCGGAGGGAGCATATCAAATCCTCAAGTGCAATTAAAGTTGTATCCTTTGATTCATCAATTACACAGATTTTGATGTTGAAACACTCAGGCAGTGATATGAGAACCTTGCTGACTAACATTTCATTTGAGATTGGATCTCCTAGGCTAAAAGCTTCATTGACAATCTCTCTGAGCCGTCCGTCATAGTTAGTGATAGATTCAATTTCTTTCGTTCTCAGGTTCTCAAATTTTTATGTGAGCATCCTCAACTTTGTTCTCCTCATGCTTTTAGAACCTTCACAATGCTTTTGAATGATTTCCCAAGTATCCTTTGCAGATGTACAGTTTGTAATTAAACTGAACATATTCGGATCAACTGAAGAGAAGATGACATTCAACGACTTTGAGTTGAAATTCGAAACCTGAACTTCATTAGCAGTCCAATAACTTTTTGGTTTTATCAGGCTGTCGCCATCTTCGTCTAACCTCCTCGGTGGAGTCCAGCCACTGATTACTCGTTGTCATGCTCTCTCATCTATggattttatataaaacttgATTTTTACTTTCCATAGGCTATAGTTAGAACCATCTAACACTGGTGGTCGAAGTGCGGAGTTTGCAAGTGATGTGTCCATTTAAATATTTCtgtgaaacaaaaaaaaaaaaaacagaatcagcacttagtatatcaagagtaggctttgataccacttgtaaGGAATATTGCTTGACAGATGTGAGTTTATATGATAACAGTAGTGTAAGATTATGAATTTGTGTtatatcagaattaagtgttgcgtcaaatgttacaacatttaaGACAACATGCAGTGGAATGTTAaattttgtaacacaaattgactataaataaatagaatggacaagattaaatttGCACAAGTATTCCTCAGggaaaaaattaatcactagaaaaccaaaacgtttacacaaaaaccaaTCACTAGTGATGTGAACGAAAATAAATTTCCTCAACacgttgaaaaaataaatagctTTCTAAAACAACCAAGGAAACTAAAAtgtaaataagaaataaaaaacgTGATGCCAAAAACTTGGATCAACAAAAATGATATTCAGCCAACTTCGTCACGGATGtacggatgttgtctgcagatgtctcCAACACTCAAGGAAACATGTACAACAACACTTTTCAAAACAGCACATCCTTGGCGAATGTTTTTCTCTCTAAAGTCCACGATGTGCACAAGTGCGTGTATTATTGATCGAGAGGGGAGAGTTCCATAACAATGCCAATGTTTATCTTATTTATAGTCTTTATCTCTCCTAGAGTTTATCTCAACAAGGAAACCTATTGTACAAGGAAAATAAGAGTTTAATTAGAAacaaactctttttaaacattgataacatatcataaaaatatttgcataattatctcattatctagaaaggcaaaatctAATAAGATATTGTACAAAATCAAATTAACAAGGAAAAGATAATTTTAGGAAAATCATTTAAGTTAGAAGATtatatcaattaaattaagaaataatatttatattcaaGTTACAAATAATTTACTTTAACAAAAGTCTTTAAACTTTGTTATAAGGCAAGAAAAGAGCTCAAAATAGTTCACGATTATCCGGTGAAGAAAGGAGAATTTTCGAACGCGAGAGAGAAATAAAGAGTGAAAGAGTAAGGAAGGAAGAAGAAAGAGACGAGTGAAAGAGATAAGGTGGGAGGTGGGTGGAGATGTTTTGACCACGTACGGATGCTCGTCCACGTGGAACATCCGTGTTTACGAAGCACGGATAATGCTCACGTGGACAATTATTCAAACTTGAGCACGAATTAAAGTATTtgtgcaaaaataaaaaatgaattatttttgaaataattttttattgttaaattaataataaaaaagccAAGCGTAGAGATATACTCGAAGAAAGTCTCCCGACGTTCAAATCAGTGATCACCTCAAGATATGTACTCAGAAAATTAGAGAGCTTTTAGAATATAAAAAGACAATGTACCCTCCAAATGAGAGGAAATGCTCTATTTATAGGCTGATTAAGAATATTGTGGGTATTCTTATTGGCTTCAATCTTATTGCAGTACttgatttattttatgattttaatgttTAACCATCCTAATTTACTAGAAATCAAACTCAATTTTAGTGGtcgaaatatttcatttaggctaCGTCCCATCATATGCTCCGATTCTTCGAGCGGTAATTGCCGCTAGCCGGAGGTGGTTGAAAGTAGAAATCTTTTTATAGTTGTTatgatttgaaatattatttttttatagtcggacttgttgaatttttttataatctttataacttgctgtattttttttatagtcgtaataatttgttgattttttatAGTCGTTATGActtgtagaattttttttttattgttgttattactTTTAGGTATAGTCACTATCATTGTTTTTATAATCAGACCAATGATCGAACCGATCCACCTTAAAATAACGACTGGTTCGACTAGACAATCGGATCGAAATActtttatatcatataaaatgaaaatatataatataataaataatatattttgaagtcTAAACATATTAAATGtatgtataataataaaaaaatatttttcaatgtttaaaaaattaaataagctctaatactacaaaaataatatttttaacaaagttCAAAATCCAAGTAATCATttatatacaaaaaataaaatttaaaaagttagattaattttttaaaaaaatttcgtgAACTGGTCCAACCGGTTTTTGACCGATTTTGACCGGTTTGATCCGTTCAACAACGGTCCGACCAGTAAAACGTTTTTTTGGACGATATCCATATCACATCCATGATCGGTTTTCGGTCAAATTATCGGAACCAATTGGTCCGATTTTGAAAACATCGATTGCTATGACTAGTTGGGGCCGATATCGAGTTGCCAAAACTCTTCTCATACCCAAGTGCGAGACCGAGACCGAGACCAAGAATGTGGTGCGTAGCTCATGTTAAAACTCATCCTCTTTCGTATTTGGTCCCTTTTCTGGGATTGACAGGTGGGTGCACCATTTACTCCAACTGGTGCATTATTTCCCTACTCAAATGGGGAGATGATGATTCTTTTATCAGGTGTTGGCATATAAATCTGGGTTTTTATCGaggactgggaagccgacatCGGTGTTCGCCGTTAACGTTGTGATTCATGTGTGAGTGAGTTTGCTTTCTCAGTGACGAGGTAACATTTTCCACAAAGTGCGCCAAGCTGACGTAACCAAAAAGTAATATTACACCAAATGAAATGATCCAGCTGATGAATGAGATCAACCATTCTAGATGGACAGCCGATTCCCGTGACCGATCGACCAATCTAGGTGAACAGCTGATCCGAGTGATCAACCAATAAATCCAAGTGGGTTGGCAATCCCATCAGGGTCGCTAGCAAATCTGGGTGGATAGCCTATCCGGGTGCTCAACTAATCCGGGTTGTCAGCAAATTCAAgaacatattaaaaaattcgATCATCTTGTAGGAGCTAGCAATAAGAACACCATTTATTtctgttttgtttatttttgttcAGTAAAAAAACGTAACATCGGGCAAATGAAAAGATTGCCCATTCAAGACAAAAGCTTTGGCACAAAGGAACGAGCCTTACAGTAGGCTAACAAAGGTTGTGCTTTAGGCATAGTCCCTCCAGTTCCTTCACTCATGTCAACTAGAGTCTCTCCAATCCTTTCCCATTCAAAACACTGGATCATAGATCCCAATCCCAATCCCACCATACGCAACGCCAATCCTTCCCCCGGACACGCTCTCCTTCCGGATCCAAACGTCATTAATTTGAACCCTTCCCTGCTTCCCTCCACCCCTTCAAATCTCTCAGGCTTGAATTTCCTTGGTTCCTCCCAATTTTTAGTATCATTATGTATTGCCCATACGTTCACTAGAAGCATCGTCTTTTTCGGGATGTGATAGCCTCCGACCGTGCATTGGTCAGATGATTCGTGAGGGACGAGCAACGGGGCAACAGGGTACAGTCGCATGGTTTCATTTATGATGCAATGTAGGTAAGGGAGGTTAGATATGTCCGACTCGTCAATCAAGCGTTCGTGTCCGACGTGTTTTTCGATTTCAATCTGTGCTTTTTTCAAGACTTGTGGATGGTTTAGCAGAAGTGATAGAGCCCATTCACTTGTTGCAGCTGAAGTATCTGTCCCGGCAGCCAACAAATTCTGGTATAGAAAATCGATTATGAAACTCTTGCAAAAACTTTTTTCTAAAGACACACAAAACCTAGTTGGTCCAAACTCTCAGATatccataaatcaaaataaagggAATTTCACTGCTTCTCAAACATTATAACAAAAACTAACATATGAAAATGATGCAATAAGATATATGAAAGTATAAAAGAATACACAAAACAAGAAACACTGAGATTTACGTACCCaaacaaaaaaccaaaatttgcaGGAAAAAACATTAGTACGCGaacaaaattcaatatatatatatatatcgaagaTTTGGTATAAGAGAGAATATTGGtggtatatatacacacacaattttgatatattgtttACCCACCGCGCTCACTTATGTGTGTATTATTGAGTTGACACTCACTTATTGGATGCACATTTTTGTTATGATTCATTTCTTTTAATAGGGGAGTTCTACCTTGGTGAGCACGGTAGATGAACAACACATCAagactatatatatatcaaacatTAATGTATTCATCTAAAAGTGCTAGGAATTATATTCCATCTCCAAAAAGGCCAAATTTATGCCAATAAAATTCATGGACGAGAGAAAGTGGAAGCTAGTATCATTGAAATTAAGAGGCTTcagataaataaaaaagaaaaaaattggaaaagcTATAAAATGTAAGGACAGCTCTAAAAGCATATTCCATTCCTCTAGTAAGGTGTTATATTCTATATAgctacactacaaaaaaaattagtgtaaatttaacaaaaaatgagTAATCCAAGAAAATGGTTTGGGTATAAGCGAATCATTTATAGGGTTAATTACTCTTAATTGGAAATAAGTTAATTCAAAGGGTTATTGATCATGTATTTCATTTTGACCTCAAAGGAGAGTTGCCAGATGATTAATGTTTCTGTTTATAAACTTATGGTTTTAATCGCAGACTGCCGCGGTTCTCGCATTCGGTCCATAGATCATAAGAGAAGAACCTTTAATCTGATTCTATGATGAATGTTTCTGTTGATTTAACTAGATGCAAGCAGATAATCGATACTTGTATAACGTAAAATCGTTAAATTCCGTATAGAAATTCAAAGTTCATATTACTTTCAGGATTTATTACAATACAAGAACCCTTTAAATCTGTTGCCGTTCgattttgatatgttgttttTCTACGGAGCAAAAACTGCAAGGACTCGAGAGTTTTTTGTTGTGAAATTCAAGAACTtagagaaatcaagaaaaacccTAGTTGCATGAATCTATCTACTATCTATCTATCTACGAATCTACAAACAAGTGAATTTTTTTGGAAACAATGTTCCAACTTGTGCGCTGAATGTACGCGTTGCGtgcttgtacaatattttttataattcatagtttatatttaaatgagaatcAAAATGCAATTTAAAAAGTAGTGATGGACTATACtgtaattttaatatatgaattgAAAACTAAATAGAAAAAGAAAGGAATAAAGACAAAAGTAGGAATCGAACCTACAACTTGGTGTTTAGGAATCAAAAAATCTATTCACTAAGCTACAtgtgaattaaattaaaatttaatacttgattaatatatataattattaaaacaaacaaaaaattagtTACTGTAAGGATCTCAAACTTAATATTATAGTATAAATAGTATAGATAATAATGATATAAgccatagtttggtacacatgatatgataaacatgtgataaataatataaagataagttaatgataaataaaatataggatattatatttaatgtttggtatgattttaataagagtaactaaatttatatattagattataataacaaaattaaccttatcattaaaattaaataacccCACAAAAAATACGTAAAATAATGAAAGAATTATAAAGCTGACCTGAAAATTCTTGACGAGAATATGCCGAGTGTTAATACAAATGAAACAACTAAGTTTGGTTGTTTTTTCTTCtgtgaaattaattaaattgcaatgggtttattattattattattattattattattattattattactattattattattaataatattttaattttaatcgcAGATGGGTTTTCTCCGGCCGCCAACTGTGAAGGATCGATGCAAGCTTAATAGTGAAATGAGAGAAGACagggtttaagatttttataaatcGAGGACAATTAAGTTGTTATAGTGTATTTTatcattgaattaaaattatcacagtTAATAGAAGAGAGattttatccttgtataaaattatttatcacgggTCCATGGCTTTCTAAAAAGATACCAAACTTAGAATAATGAAGATTATTTATCCATCTCTCATTTATCCAGCGTACCAAACTATGTTTAAAAgtattcaaaaatataaatttaaaattaagatttaaattttgtttaaaaaaaccaTAGCTGGAAATAATTATATCCAAAGAACAAAACTTACCAGCATTAGGCTTTTAATAATCTGATCAGAATAATACTCTGGTTGCTCCTCCGCAAGTCCCACTAGCATTTCAATCATCGTCTTCTTCTTCCCTTCGTCTCCGCCATTATTCTTCATTCTTTCCTTACATTCTTCCACCAGTTCTTGCATAAACGAATCCCTCATCTTATGCAGTTCCACCAACTTCTTCTCCCCCCCGACGGCCCCGACCCATCTAAAGAACGGCAGGAAATCCCCCATATTCGATGCGCCACCGTTCCGGAAAGTTTCGGACACGATATCCCTGAAACGCTTCGCCTGCTCCGCCTCCTCGACCTTTTCGCCGTAGTACCTCTTCCCAGCAATCATCCTCATCATCACGTTCATCGTCGTCTCCAAGAAGACGCTCTTCATGTCTACTGCATGTTTTCCGTCTCCGGAGAGATGAAGCAGCCGACAGATCATGGATCTCACCTCGTCGGCTCGGATCCCTTGAAGCGTCTGAAGCTTGTTCGTTGACAGTAGCTCGATGGTTGAAATTTTGCGGACGTTCCTCCAGTGGTCTCCGTATGAACTCCAGGCCAAAGAAGTGTAGTCGTAGCCCGTATATTTCCCGGCGAGTAAACGGGGGCGGTTGGCGAAGATGATGTCGTTTTTGGTGAAACATTCCTCGGCGGCTGAAGGTGAGGACACAAGAAGTACACGGCGGGAACCAAACTGCAGGAAAATTATTGGGCCAAATTTATCGGAAATCTTGGCAAGAGATCGGTGGAGGGGCTTCTTCAGGAGGTGGAGATGACCGAGAATGGGTAGATTGACGGCGGGAGAGGGTGGGAAGTTTCTAATTTTGTTGAGGAAATGTATGGTGAAGACGTAGACGGCAAGAATCAGTGGAATGTACAGAATTAAGGAAAACTGAGTATTCATTTCGGGGAAGACGAAGGTTTGTAGAGATTGATTCATTCATTGGACTTTAACAAATATTAATACCACAAACAAAAAGaacaattaattaagaaaaagtaggttttttgtgagatgaTCTTACGAATTTtgtctgtgagacgagtcaaccttattgatattcacaataaaaagtaatattcttagcataaaaattaatatttttttatggaagactcaaataagagatctgtctcacaaattacGACCCgggagaccgtctcacacaagtttttgtcattacgAAAAGATCTTATATTTGCTAAAagacaaaacaaaaagaaagaactAAAACAGTGTGTTTAAAATACCACAGAATTTGATGTCTGCTTTCTAATTTTCATATCCAACTTGGATTTAAATATGGAATAATTTAATACATTTTTGTTCGAATTCTTCGTAAGGAAATGGAGTTTGAGATCGACTTgaaatgtttgaatttatttataagTTATTTGTATAAATAAAGGCTCggaatatattatttattatgtaaATCTTGtactattataatattttattaataaaatatcaaattttgctGATGTATCAGTATCACGACatattgaagaaaacaatttaggccatctccaaccacaaaatctattttggtgcaaCTTTTACGCTAAAATAATgcgatttctgcaccaaatacaacattCATCTCTaacccatttacttcaaatcttaccccaaaaagaatattctcgaaatattctttttattttacatatattaattattatatttcatttaataaatttttaattatgattaagattttataattattatataattaaatttttaattattaaaataataaaataaatattatactattatttaaataatatttataattttaatacgaatatttataataaatacaaataaaaaaaataaaaaataaaaaaagaaaaataaacactcctctgcgccaaatttggcgcagAGGAGCCAAATTGGCCCAGAGGAGTGGGGCTGCGCTGGGGAAGAAAAGCTGCACCATTTTGGTGCAAAACACCAAAATGGTGCTGCGTTGGAGATGGTCTTATGTTAAAATTCAGTTCCAAAAGGTTCGAAAATATTCgaattcgataattttaaatacGAGTTCTGATTCGATTACATCTTTATTGTAGactcatattttaatttaatatatttttggatTGATTCacaaaacttttgaaaatacataaatttgtttaaaattattgcTTACAACTCGAGGGGcaaattctaaaaaattatatttgaatgttATTATTGTGGGAAAATTGCAAATTTtgttctttaaatttatttttttccattttggtcgtcaaattttagttttggagaaattacaattttagcccgattatttatatttttttctatattttgtCATGTTATCGGTCGATTCACAATGTTAGTTCACTAACTTACGTTTGTTTTCAATTTTGGTAATTTTTCACTGGAGTATTAACATATATAGCATTAGAAACATCAGACATGTTGATCATCACATCAACATTTCGTGGTGTCACGTCATCACTCCGTTGAAAAAAGACTAAAAAAAAGCAAGTTAGTGGACCGAAAGCAGTGAAATCGGCATTGTTTACTAAATAAACTTCGTAAATAAGAAGCCCCCTAGTAAATAATTGTGAGGTCACGGATCTgacattaatataaatataaatacaagaaaatttaaaatttacctTCCGATTATAATTAACtttcacacaatttttttaaaaaaaaaccagagGCATTTCgtctaaatataaaaataataaatcatttttaaaaccAGAGGCATTTCgtctaaatataaaaataataaatcatatactACCAGATAAAACTACAGCAGAAACATAAAAGTTAATAAGTACAATTTATAACATAagaaacataattaaaatgcctcccCTAAGTCACACTAAATTAGACAATAAATCTTAGCCATGTCTctaatcaataaattaaaagaTAATTACATCATCAAAAATATAGCATCTAGATGTAAAACTCTAACACTTCTAGTAACCTTAATCGTGTACCATCTATTGTCGTCccatagattaaaaaaaaacaaagaaaagagAGACAACGAACCGAAATCGGCGAGTATATAAACCGAATATGAAGAACAACAATAAAAGAAGACATTAAAAGATAGAAATATCTACTAAATAAATATGCAATGCagtgtatgatttaaaaatatgtatcaaTTGTTGGTGTCTCGATTTCCTGTACCCAAGACGCaatgaaaatcttaaaattttattttgatatgcaAAATCGTACTGAGACACTCGTATGGTATTAATGCAACAATAGAGGGTTATTGTATGTTACTTTTAGTGAATCAATCACTTGACATCAACTATTTCGGGATTAACAGAGATAGTTCTTGTTGTAAATGTTTACAAACAATCTACTGAGTATTGGAGAAAACAATTTATGCTAAAATTCAGTTCCAAAAGGTTCGAAAATATTCgaattcgataattttaaatacGAGTTCTGATTCGATTACATCTTTATTGTATgctcatattttaatttaatatatttttggatTGATTCacaaaacttttgaaaatacataaatttgtttaaaattattgcTTACAACTCGAGGGGcatattctaaaaaattatatttgaatgttatcattgtgggaaaattgcaaattttgttctttaaatttatttttttcgattttggtcgtcaaattttagttttgtagAAATTACATTTTTAGCCCGATTATTTGTATTTTTCCTATATTTCGTCTTGTTATCGATCAATTCATAATCTTAGTTCACTAATTTACGCTTGTTTTCAATTTTGGTAATTTTTCAGTGGAGTATTAACATAGCTGGTGATACCCCGTGGGCCGtgagagcccgggtcatggatgaccctgGATATTATAGAGATACCCAAATCAGGGTAAAGCTACAGGAGGATCTTGTCAGTGGCCGGGCAGGTGAAATGTCAGTGACATCTTTTCCCCTGGCTACCAAAAGCCCGGGCTTTCATACATGTTTCCAGGAGGCTTTCTACCCGGGCTACCTCGAAACTAGCACCTCACTCAAGTGCATCACTATGAGATACCTAATGTTTAGTAATCATTACTGTCATGACCACAGGGGTTGGCCCCTAATTGTCATCACTCAACCAATAGTCGTTTACCTCCTGCACGACACAAAAACAATGAATACCAAGCGTAATTCTGTTCGAAACTAACATCATTCAAATGTATTAACATATAAGTTAAGTGCCTCCCCCTTAACTTTTTTAGGTGCTGGTTTGGTTTCTTCAGGATTCGTCCGAGGGTATTTCCTCTTTAGTTGCCTGCACTCGCTAGTGTCATGATGACACTCTTTATGGAATGAACAAAATTTCTTACCAGCTCCCTGAACAGGGGGAGGCAGATGCGTTGGAATATTAGCCTCCTTCTCATCACAAAGATGAACATCCTGGATCTTTGAATTCTTCATGGGGGCGTAATGAGAAAAACGCCCCAGAGAACTTCTTTTAGGGACCCGTTCCTCTAGCCTCCCCGATTTCTCGCCTCTTTCTCTTCTCCTAGCCTCTCTTTTGTTTCTGAGCctcctccatgttgatgtattttcTCCGCCCGTAACAACAAATCCTCAAAGTCCCG includes these proteins:
- the LOC140975266 gene encoding cytochrome P450 81Q32-like, encoding MNQSLQTFVFPEMNTQFSLILYIPLILAVYVFTIHFLNKIRNFPPSPAVNLPILGHLHLLKKPLHRSLAKISDKFGPIIFLQFGSRRVLLVSSPSAAEECFTKNDIIFANRPRLLAGKYTGYDYTSLAWSSYGDHWRNVRKISTIELLSTNKLQTLQGIRADEVRSMICRLLHLSGDGKHAVDMKSVFLETTMNVMMRMIAGKRYYGEKVEEAEQAKRFRDIVSETFRNGGASNMGDFLPFFRWVGAVGGEKKLVELHKMRDSFMQELVEECKERMKNNGGDEGKKKTMIEMLVGLAEEQPEYYSDQIIKSLMLNLLAAGTDTSAATSEWALSLLLNHPQVLKKAQIEIEKHVGHERLIDESDISNLPYLHCIINETMRLYPVAPLLVPHESSDQCTVGGYHIPKKTMLLVNVWAIHNDTKNWEEPRKFKPERFEGVEGSREGFKLMTFGSGRRACPGEGLALRMVGLGLGSMIQCFEWERIGETLVDMSEGTGGTMPKAQPLLAYCKARSFVPKLLS